The Calditrichota bacterium sequence GCCATGCCACACCATCACCAGCACCCCTCGACCGCTGGACAACGCGCGTTCCCAGTTCTGGCGGCCTACGGCACGGACGCGCGTCAAGTGCCCCATGGCCAGGATGAGCAACCAGCCCAACTTACAGGCCAGCACAAACTTTAGTCTCCGCCAAGGACCGCGCCCCATCTTTCATTCTTCGCTATGAGTTTCCATCAGCCGGAGTGCGAGTTCAGCAGTGCGCCGGGCGGCTCCCGGACTGCCCAGTTTTTCGGCCACCAGACGCAACTCGCGGCGCATGGCCTCGCGCCTCGTCTGGTCTTGGAGGAGCATGTTCAGCTCGGCGGCCAAAGGTTCGGGCGCAAAGTCACCCTGCACAAGTTCTCGCACCACCTGTTTGCCGGCCACGACATTCACAAGCCCAATGTACGGGATCCTAATCAGCCGTCGCATCAGCTGGTAGGACAGCCACGACACACGGTAGCCCAGCACGAAAGGCGTACCTAGGCATGCCGCCTCGAGCGTGGCCGTGCCGGAGGCGACCGCGGCAGCGTCTGCATGCTTGAGGCACGCGTGGGTATCGCCGCGCGCCGTCGCGATATGAGGGTGTGCTGCCAGCAAAGGGGCGTACACATCATCGGCGACGGTGTCGGCCTTGGCCACGACCGCTTGCAGGCCTGGCAAGGTGGGGCGAAGCTTGTCCACCGCCTGGAGCATTACCGGCAGCAAGCTGCGCACCTCCTGGATTCTGCTCCCCGGGAGCAAGGCGAGCAAGGGGCGCTGCGGGTCGAGGCCATGGCGGGCAAAAAAGGCTTGCCTGTCGTCCGTCACGCGAAGAACATCCAACAGGGGATGCCCCACGAAGGTGGTGGGGATGCCGGCACTGGCGAAAAGTGGCTCCTCAAACGGGAAAATCACCGCCGCAGCATGGACCGAGCGTGCCATCTTGGTCAGACGCCCTCTGCGCCATGCCCAAAGCTGGGGCACGATGTAGTAGAGCACCTTGAGGCCGCGTCGCTTGGCTGCCTCGGCAAAGCGCAGGTTGAATCCGGGGTAGTCGATGAGCACCACCAGGTCTGGCCTGCGCACTGTGGCCTCGTGTAAGGTGCGGGAAAAAGCGCGGCGCAGCGCCGGCAAGTGCCTGAGTACCTCAGTGAAGCCCATGTAGGCCATCTGGCTGGCGTGGTAGAGGAGTTCTACCCCTGCCCGTTGCATGCGGTCGCCGCCGATGCCAAACAGCTC is a genomic window containing:
- the lpxB gene encoding lipid-A-disaccharide synthase, giving the protein MIIAGEASGDLHGSSLALALRQLDPELELFGIGGDRMQRAGVELLYHASQMAYMGFTEVLRHLPALRRAFSRTLHEATVRRPDLVVLIDYPGFNLRFAEAAKRRGLKVLYYIVPQLWAWRRGRLTKMARSVHAAAVIFPFEEPLFASAGIPTTFVGHPLLDVLRVTDDRQAFFARHGLDPQRPLLALLPGSRIQEVRSLLPVMLQAVDKLRPTLPGLQAVVAKADTVADDVYAPLLAAHPHIATARGDTHACLKHADAAAVASGTATLEAACLGTPFVLGYRVSWLSYQLMRRLIRIPYIGLVNVVAGKQVVRELVQGDFAPEPLAAELNMLLQDQTRREAMRRELRLVAEKLGSPGAARRTAELALRLMETHSEE